From Verrucomicrobiia bacterium:
CGACGTCGGCGCCGCCAATCCGGCCACGGTGAACCCCACCGACGCCGCCCGCTTTTATCGCGTGGCCCGGTAGCCATCCCGCTCCGCGAGCGTCCTATTCCCCCTGGCAATGCGCCACCACCCGTCGCCGGTGCGGGTGGTGGCGATGTTCCCACAGGTAGATCCCCTGCCACGTTCCCAGCACCATCCGGCCATCCCGGATCGGGATCGACAGGTTCACCGCCGTCAGCGCCGTCCGCACATGGGCCGGCATGTCATCCGGCCCCTCTGCCGTGTGCTCGAACAGCGTCTCCCCATCCGGCACCAACCGGGCGAAAAAGCGCTCGAGATCCGCCTGCACTCCAGGGTCCGCGTTCTCCTGGATCAGCAGCGATGCCGACGTATGGCACACGTGCAGCGTCACCACCCCCAGCCGCATGCCCGCCCTTCGGACCACCTCTT
This genomic window contains:
- a CDS encoding secondary thiamine-phosphate synthase enzyme YjbQ gives rise to the protein MLRQHSEEWVVSTRGRGLREITSEVEEVVRRAGMRLGVVTLHVCHTSASLLIQENADPGVQADLERFFARLVPDGETLFEHTAEGPDDMPAHVRTALTAVNLSIPIRDGRMVLGTWQGIYLWEHRHHPHRRRVVAHCQGE